A genomic segment from Colletotrichum higginsianum IMI 349063 chromosome 5, whole genome shotgun sequence encodes:
- a CDS encoding KH domain-containing protein: protein MASTDSAVSNGAEPSAAQKLLQTHADHHPTVEDVPDEDLPLKSGDSATWAEPISTKAAGKQKETSAPSKKFDPQSHDLFPELGASSKAPTVAPIWGAKSNVSTPANGLSRSSTPASGNATPKNGPPSMSIPGRNVETVVLEPQFILPRGQLKRPIPDIMKDINRKSRANITLSTATNGRLKFDATGPQDVAQQALKDLVQQIGTKTTIKVPIPQSARAHIIGKGGSVIKAIQEKSGARVQLPKAEEGSAPVDEDDDSTIDVLVEGNALSAASARNEILKIAGERTANVNTKLRGIPAEFYPFIAGPGNSHVNQYENNGVQVRVPPHQIWAPRGRNLAANEGERPVFVPATDNHIQLAGDRAAVQAARAEIERRVQELQNQLAIDQFSLQKGRHQFIAGRRGESLDEFFGQTGCTILLPTDDDDDSVTVIGPIAQLSKGVETAMDRAMNMQSTTFDIGRFHKNAPGGVNVHARHVTRYLRHRDLFDDIERAHSTHISTPFNASGSSPYELYSRDGKKALQAQSAIEKLVHAVPPARIAPIPVDPFYHNYLVKDVGPRMRNSHGVHVILPESGEPDAPVLLVFEGPTAPEPKPEIKTGRPSDDEIRTFQEALEVARKQILDIINKQEQIASASIDVPQKFHERLRRFIKKEQANRADDQIPIRVSSVGTVVTLRGPASAVKKLEDKVIAFVEQEKEDEKERGFTMSFDFPQKFANHLIGKGGSNIKELRDRFDVEIQVQDGKVELKGPKAKAEAAKAHISSLSRTLADEVTHILKVDPKFHRELIGAGGSVTNRLQNKYKVLIFFPRSGKSPKDDEVNADAVSDAGKPKRHQEPDEVIVRGPKKGADEARDEILSLLQYLKDTSFTATVSVQQKQVPSIIGQGGAALEELRISSGAKIDIPSGRDADTVEIQIKGTKAQVAAAKKALEEKRDVFNDTIVRTIEVDKKHHKSLIGTGGANLRDLVIKAGGSDDRRELARTIQFPKQEADGHTIKVEGRSDIVNKICARIEEIVAEKESQITEVLDVPTEKHRTLIGRGGDAKRQLEAQFTVSIDIPRQGDGKTGVKITGRPENVEKAKEHIASLVKEQEGETLQVPRSLHHSISNNGQFFRQLRNNHQISVDHAGQSVPPKPSSASRSNGSALPLITDDDDATADVHSWKVVDSAAGEDGDIAWVLRGSPENIEKAKAAIASAIEQARKNTHTGYLVLPDPKTYRYVIGQGGSKVNSIRKQSGCKINVPRNDDKEDAIEVIGTAEGVEKAKGLILDAVKEGLSSRVSRD, encoded by the exons GCGCCGAGCCCTCGGCTGCTCAGAAGCTTCTCCAGACTCATGCCGACCACCATCCCACTGTTGAGGACGTTCCCGATGAGGATCTCCCTCTGAAGTCCGGCGACTCTGCGACTTGGGCCGAACCCATCTCCACCAAGGCTGCGGGAAAGCAGAAGGAAACCTCCGCCCCTAGCAAGAAGTTCGACCCTCAGTCCCATGATCTCTTCCCCGAGCTCGGGGCCAGTTCCAAGGCGCCCACCGTCGCCCCGATCTGGGGAGCCAAGAGCAACGTTTCTACCCCTGCCAATGGTCTTTCGCGCTCCTCGACTCCCGCTTCCGGAAATGCCACTCCCAAGAATGGTCCCCCTTCCATGTCGATCCCTGGTCGCAACGTTGAGACGGTTGTACTGGAGCCCCAGTTCATCCTTCCGCGCGGCCAGCTGAAGCGCCCCATTCCGGACATCATGAAGGATATCAACCGCAAGTCGCGCGCCAACATCACTCTGTCCACCGCTACCAACGGAAGATTGAAATTTGACGCGACTGGCCCTCAGGACGTTGCTCAGCAGGCTCTGAAGGATCTCGTCCAGCAGATTGGTACCAAG ACCACCATCAAGGTCCCGATCCCCCAGTCCGCCCGTGCTCACATCATCGGCAAGGGCGGCTCCGTCATCAAGGCCATCCAGGAGAAGTCAGGTGCCCGCGTCCAGCTTCCtaaggcggaggagggcagCGCCcctgtcgacgaggatgacgactCCACCATCGATGTTCTCGTTGAGGGCAACGCTCTGTCTGCTGCCTCGGCTCGTAACGAGATTCTGAAGATTGCTGGCGAGCGCACGGCCAACGTAAACACCAAGCTGCGCGGCATCCCTGCTGAGTTCTACCCCTTTATTGCGGGTCCTGGAAACAGCCATGTCAACCAGTACGAGAACAACGGCGTCCAGGTTCGCGTCCCTCCCCACCAAATCTGGGCTCCTCGTGGCCGCAACCTCGCTGCCAACGAGGGCGAGCGCCCCGTGTTCGTCCCCGCTACCGACAACCACATCCAGTTGGCCGGTGACCGCGCCGCTGTCCAAGCCGCGCGTGCCGAGATCGAGCGTCGTGTCCAGGAGCTGCAGAACCAGCTGGCTATTGACCAGTTCAGTCTGCAAAAGGGACGCCACCAGTtcatcgccggccgccgcggcgagTCTCTGGATGAATTCTTTGGCCAGACTGGTTGCACCATCCTCCTGCCcacagacgacgacgacgactctgTTACCGTCATTGGCCCTATCGCCCAGCTGAGCAAGGGTGTCGAGACTGCCATGGACAGAGCTATGAATATGCAGTCCACTACTTTCGACATCGGTCGGTTCCACAAGAATgcccccggcggcgtcaacgtTCACGCCCGTCATGTCACACGTTACCTGCGTCACCGTGATCTGTTTGATGACATTGAGAGAGCCCACAGCACTCATATTAGCACGCCTTTCAACGCCAGCGGTTCCTCCCCGTACGAGTTGTACTCGCGCGACGGTAAGAAGGCTCTCCAGGCCCAATCGGCCATCGAGAAGCTTGTCCACGCCGTTCCTCCTGCCAGAATCGCCCCCATTCCCGTCGACCCCTTCTACCACAACTACCTGGTCAAGGATGTTGGCCCACGCATGAGGAACAGCCATGGTGTCCACGTCATTCTACCCGAGTCTGGTGAGCCGGACGCTCCCGTTCTGTTGGTCTTTGAGGGCCCTACTGCTCCCGAGCCCAAGCCCGAGATCAAGACCGGCCGCCCATCCGATGACGAGATCCGTACTTTCCAAGAGGCCCTGGAGGTTGCGCGCAAGCAAATCTTGGACATCATCAACAAGCAGGAGCAGATCGCCTCTGCCTCCATCGATGTGCCCCAGAA GTTCCACGAGCGGCTCCGTCGCTTCATCAAGAAGGAGCAGGCAAACCGGGCCGATGACCAGATTCCCATCCGTGTGTCTTCCGTCGGTACTGTCGTTACCCTGCGTGGTCCCGCCTCCGCTGTCAAGAAGCTTGAGGACAAGGTCATCGCCTTCGTTGAGCAAGAAAAGGAGGATGAGAAGGAGCGTGGTTTCACAATGTCTTTTGACTTCCCCCAGAAGTTTGCCAACCACCTCATTGGCAAGGGCGGCTCGAACATCAAGGAGCTTCGCGACCGCTTTGACGTTGAGATTCAGGTTCAGGATGGCAAGGTCGAGCTTAAGGGTCCCAAGGCTAAGGCCGAGGCTGCCAAGGCACACATTAGCTCCCTCAGCCGCACCCTGGCCGATGAGGTGACCCACATCCTCAAGGTTGACCCCAAGTTCCATCGCGAGCTCATCGGCGCGGGAGGAAGCGTCACGAACCGCTTGCAAAACAAGTACAAGGTCTTGATCTTCTTCCCGCGGTCTGGCAAGAGCcccaaggacgacgaggtgaACGCCGACGCTGTCAGCGATGCCGGCAAGCCTAAGCGCCACCAGGAGCCCGACGAGGTCATTGTCCGCGGTCCCAAGAAGGGAGCGGATGAGGCTCGCGACGAgatcctctctctcctccagtACTTGAAGGACACCTCTTTTACAGCGACGGTCTCCGTCCAACAGAAGCAGGTCCCGTCCATCATTGGACAGGGTGGTGCTGCCCTGGAGGAGCTACGCATTTCTTCCGGCGCCAAGATTGATATTCCTagcggccgcgacgccgacaccgTTGAGATCCAGATCAAGGGCACCAAGGCTCAGGTGGCGGCTGCTAAgaaggcgctcgaggagaagagagatgTTTTCAACGACACCATTGTGAGAACCATTGAGGTGGATAAGAAGCACCACAAGTCTCTCATTGGAACCGGAG GCGCCAACCTCCGTGACCTGGTTATCAAGGCTGGCGGGTCCGATGACCGCCGCGAGCTTGCCCGTACCATTCAGTTCCCCAAGCAGGAGGCTGATGGCCACACGATCAAGGTTGAGGGTCGCTCTGACATTGTTAACAAGATCTGCGCAAGGATCGAAGAGATCGTCGCGGAGAAGGAGAGTCAAATTACCGAGGTTCTGGACGTCCCCACTGAAAAACACAGGACCCTGATCGGCCGCGGTGGTGATGCTAAGCGACAGCTCGAGGCCCAATTTACTGTCTCGATCGACATCCCCCGCCAGGGTGACGGCAAGACCGGTGTCAAGATTACTGGCCGGCCCGAGAACGTAGAGAAGGCTAAGGAGCACATTGCCTCTCTCGTCAAGGAGCAGGAAGGAGAGACCCTCCAGGTTCCCCGCAGCCTGCATCACTCCATCTCCAACAATGGCCAGTTCTTCCGCCAGCTCCGCAACAACCACCAGATCTCTGTCGACCATGCTGGCCAGAGTGTACCTCCCAAACCCAGTAGCGCCAGCCGCAGCAATGGCAGTGCTCTGCCTCTGATcaccgatgacgacgacgccaccGCTGATGTCCACTCGTGGAAGGTTGTGGACAGcgctgccggcgaggacggcgacatCGCCTGGGTTCTCCGTGGCTCTCCCGAGAAcatcgagaaggccaaggccgccatcgcctcggCCATCGAGCAGGCCCGTAAGAACACCCACACGGGCTACCTGGTTCTGCCCGACCCCAAGACCTACCGCTATGTCATCGGCCAGGGTGGCAGCAAGGTCAACTCGATCCGCAAGCAAAGCGGCTGCAAGATCAACGTGCCCCGCAACGATGACAAGGAGGATGCCATTGAGGTCATTGGCACCGCCGAGGGTGTtgagaaggccaagggctTGATCCtggacgccgtcaaggagggACTCAGCTCTCGTGTGTCCCGGGACTAG
- a CDS encoding AMP-binding enzyme: MDWTKGIMPLHQVHKPPFTVESPGYERVDGETLPRRHWKAKDGLRTQPHPDIRTVYDIVKRSAQVYANEPAVGTRKLVHLHKEKKKVPKNVDGQVIEVEKEWQFFELSRYSYLTYADLLTYINQIGSGLRKLGLSKGSRVHLFATTTANWMAMSHACGSQSISIVTAYDTLGASGVEHSLLQSDAEAMYIDPQLLKTAAGALKKADKVKFVVYNNNSLFSDGTEVDAFRKANPDIKLISIEEVRALGEENPVDTVEPKPDELFCIMYTSGSTGPPKGVPMTHGGTVAAITGLYTCVEECVSHREYVLAYLPLAHIFELVLENLVLFAGGTLGYGNPRTLSDTSVKNCAGDMREFRPTALVGVPQVWETVKKGIMAKVNSSGPLIKALFWSAFNYKTFMVKHGLPGATLFDNIVFKKVRDMTGGRLRFIMNGASGISDGTKHFLSMTVAPMLTGYGLTETAANGALGDPLEYTSTSIGSIPAAVDLKLVSIPDLNYYADSNPPQGEIWIKGLPVLKEYYMNPEETAKAITKDGWFKTGDIGEFDSVGHVRVIDRVKNLVKMQGGEYIALEKLETVYRGSPFVANLMVYGDGEHSRAIAVIAPNEKALAEEAQKLGVDEHSMHTHKKVVDAVHKDLVALGRKAGLTGLEIIGGVVLTEEEWTPDSGLVTATQKVNRRVIREKYKSQMEKAFTD, encoded by the exons atGGACTGGACCAAGGGTATCATGCCCCTGCACCAGGTGCACAAACCTCCTTTCACTGTCGAGTCGCCCGGCTACGAacgcgtcgacggcgagactctcccccgccgccactGGAAGGCCAAGGATGGGTTACGAACGCAACCTCATCCCGACATTCGTACAGTCTACGACATTGTCAAGCGGAGTGCGCAAGTCTACGCCAACGAACCCGCTGTCGGTACCCGTAAGCTCGTGCATCTTcacaaggagaagaagaaggtgcCCAAGAACGTCGATGGGCAGGTCATagaggtcgagaaggagtGGCAGTTCTTCGAGCTGTCCAGGTACTCATACCTGACCTACGCCGATCTTCTCACCTACATCAACCAAATTGGCTCGGGCCTCCGCAAGTTGGGTCTGAGCAAAGGCAGCAGAGTCCACCTGTTTGCGACCACGAC TGCCAACTGGATGGCCATGTCCCACGCCTGCGGCTCGcagtccatttccattgTCACCGCTTACGACACCCTTGGCGCCAGCGGTGTCGAGCACTCGCTCCTCCAATCGGACGCTGAGGCCATGTATATTGACCCTCAGCTCCTCAAGACGGCAGCCGGAGCTTTGAAGaaggccgacaaggtcaagtTTGTCGTCTACAACAACAACTCCCTCTTTTCGGATGGcaccgaggtcgacgccTTCAGGAAGGCGAACCCCGACATCAAGCTCATCAGCATCGAAGAAGTGCGCGCATTGGGCGAGGAGAACCCCGTCGACACCGTCGAGCCCAAGCCTGATGAACTGTTTTGCATCATGTATACCTCCGGTTCCACTGGCCCGCCCAAGGGCGTGCCCATGACACACGGAGGTACCGTGGCGGCGA TCACTGGCCTCTACACCTGCGTCGAAGAATGTGTTAGCCACAGGGAGTACGTCCTGGCATATTTACCTCTGGCCCACATCTTTGAGCTCGTTCTCGAGAATCTTGTTCTCTTTGCCGGTGGCACCCTGGGCTATGGCAACCCTAGAACCCTCTCCGACACTTCGGTCAAGAACTGCGCTGGTGACATGCGCGAATTTCGGCCGACGGCCCTGGTCGGCGTGCCCCAGGTCTGGGAGACGGTGAAGAAGGGCATTATGGCCAAGGTCAACAGTTCTGGTCCTCTCATCAAGGCCCTCTTCTGGAGCGCCTTCAACTACAAGACCTTCATGGTCAAGCATGGCCTCCCAGGCGCTACTCTTTTTGACAACATCGTCTTCAAGAAGGTGCGTGACATGACGGGTGGCCGTCTTCGCTTCATTATGAACGGCGCGAGCGGCATCTCGGACGGGACGAAGCACTTCCTCTCCATGACTGTGGCCCCTATGTTGACTGGCTATGGTCTGACCGAGACGGCTGCCAACGGTGCCCTTGGCGACCCCCTCGAGTACACATCTACTAGTATTGGATCTATCCCTGCTGCCGTCGACCTCAAGCTCGTCTCCATCCCAGACCTCAACTACTACGCCGACTCGAACCCGCCTCAGGGCGAAATCTGGATCAAGGGTCTGCCTGTGCTGAAAGAGTACTACATGAACCCGGAGGAGACGGCCAAGGCCATCACCAAGGATGGCTGGTTTAAGACGGGTGACATTGGAGAATTCGACTCTGTCGGCCATGTGCGCGTTATCGACCGCGTCAAGAACCTCGTCAAGATGCAAGGAGGAGAGTACATCGCTCTCGAGAAACTCGAGACTGTCTACCGCGGCAGCCCCTTTGTAGCCAACCTCATGGTTTACGGAGACGGCGAGCACTCTCGTGCCATTGCCGTCATCGCCCCCAACGAAAAGGCTCTTGCCGAAGAGGCGCAGAagcttggcgtcgacgagcacaGCATGCACACTCATAAGAAGGTTGTTGATGCCGTGCACAAGGACCTCGTGGCGCTCGGCCGAAAGGCTGGTCTGACGGGCCTTGAGATCATCGGCGGTGTCGTCCTGACTGAAGAGGAATGGACCCCGGACAGC GGCCTCGTCACCGCCACCCAAAAGGTCAACAGGAGAGTCATCAGGGAAAAGTACAAGTCTCAGATGGAAAAGGCCTTCACCGACTAA
- a CDS encoding Peptidase S41 family protein has translation MSVPFHQAPALRFIEYYNTTMQFQSNLAYLKNPPAGYQQPAFDFMGALEELKHNVTAGAFKNQYDFEAMLQYLVYSVHDAHVNLYAGILSVFSYASPIPLVSASIDGKEAPKVYFADDIIGRRDNISNGVESSISAVSHINGEPVVEFLTRFAALQSVGMLEPHADWNELMDHPVQDVQRIFSIFSGSSTFYPGDILTFSFEDSSIPNWETNWLAIYNTAEYTGPLETSGDFYNFFVLGLLPDSYDEVPLPIVFRGPLGTENSPAAGDTPTGGGTTEEPGAWYNRSYGAFPQTPDIQQDNLDDESVLTGYFYEDISTGVLSIPHFNQYGLEMGTFGLALAQFIEGAKEKRASRIVIDLQKNFGGSTGIALLLFREFFPGIDPFAGSQRRSHELGNILGSAKTQYWQDVAAGTEEGLGLLADEWVIAARLNAETGRNFTSWEGEYEGPRRQNDDDFSLERYDLNNPQFHEATFDGWRLTRYLDDSGEQTRTMWKPDDVVILTDGTCSSACALFLELAKTQAGARTVVVGGAPKPGPMQAASGSRGARLYTGDTLDKDFSWISGRNESVRRLLPHDRNETGIFVDYAAFNLRDQLREDDTSTPLQFRYVPADCRLYFTVDNVYNMTALWHDVAHAAFENPSLCVEGSTGYGSRDGRANAPPESSAVPAPVPRPAVEFSVDYDPSTDNGLPAGIVTPRPSRHSAAKEAKPGLWRPCQFNGNTCAGTLVCQWVRYSCNAGGEWQEWTDLACVQRCQRLEGGDCVVDKSYDAKESAARASLVKKAIPTMVRGA, from the exons ATGAGCGTCCCGTTTCACCAAGCTCCGGCACTTCGCTTCATCGAGTACTACAACACCACGATGCAATTTCAGAGCAATCTGGCGTACCTCAAGAATCCGCCGGCAGGTTACCAGCAGCCCGCTTTTGACTTCATGGGGGCTTTAGAAGAACTGAAGCACAATGTCACAGCGGGAGCCTTCAAGAACCAGTACGATTTCGAGGCCATGCTGCAATACTTGGTTTACTCGGTTCATGATGCCCATGTCAACCTCTATGCAGGCATTCTATCAGTCTTTTCCTACGCTAGCCCCATACCTCTTGTTTCAGCATCAATTGATGGAAAGGAAGCGCCCAAAGTCTACTTTGCAG ACGACATCATCGGCCGCCGGGACAACATATCCAACGGCGTCGAAAGCTCGATTTCCGCCGTATCGCACATCAACGGCGAGCCAGTCGTAGAGTTTCTCACCCGGTTTGCGGCCCTCCAGTCGGTTGGCATGCTGGAGCCCCATGCCGACTGGAACGAGCTAATGGACCACCCTGTTCAAGACGTTCAAAGAATTTTCAGCATCTTCTCCGGCTCGAGCACATTCTATCCAGGCGATATCCTCACCTTCTCCTTCGAGGATTCTAGCATACCTAACTGGGAGACGAATTGGCTTGCCATCTACAACACCGCCGAGTACACTGGTCCTCTGGAAACTTCTGGAGACTTCTACAacttcttcgtcctcggtcTGCTCCCTGATTCGTATGACGAAGTCCCGCTCCCAATAGTCTTCAGAGGTCCGCTTGGCACAGAAAACTCGCCAGCTGCTGGAGACACACCTACTGGAGGCGGAACCACCGAAGAGCCCGGGGCCTGGTACAATAGGAGCTATGGTGCCTTTCCACAAACCCCGGATATCCAGCAGGATAACCTGGACGATGAAAGCGTTCTCACAGGGTACTTTTATGAAGACATATCGACGGGAGTACTCAGCATCCCCCACTTCAACCAGTATGGATTGGAAATGGGCACCTTCGGCCTGGCTCTCGCGCAATTCATTGAAGGAGCCAAGGAAAAGAGAGCCTCCCGTATTGTAATCGATCTGCAAAAGAACTTTGGTGGGTCGACAGGCATCGCTCTGCTGCTTTTCCGCGAATTCTTCCCCGGCATCGACCCGTTCGCAGGGAGTCAACGACGCAGCCATGAGTTGGGAAATATCTTGGGCTCGGCCAAAACACAGTACTGGCAAGATGTAGCAGCCGGTACAGAAGAGGGCTTGGGGCTTCTGGCAGATGAGTGGGTGATAGCGGCTCGACTCAACGCCGAGACTGGGCGTAACTTCACTTCATGGGAGGGGGAGTACGAGGGGCCCAGGCGGcagaacgacgacgacttctCGCTT GAACGATACGATCTGAACAACCCACAGTTCCACGAGGCAACATTCGATGGATGGCGCCTCACCCGCTACCTTGACGACAGCGGCGAGCAAACTAGGACGATGTGGAAGCCTGATGATGTGGTCATC CTCACCGACGGAACCTGCTCCTCCGCCTGCGCCTTGTTCCTTGAACTCGCAAAGACCCAAGCCGGCGCCCGCACggtcgttgtcggcggcgccccgAAGCCGGGCCCGATGCAAGCGGCAAGCGGGAGTCGGGGAGCGCGCCTTTACACCGGTGACACCCTCGACAAAGACTTTAGCTGGATCAGCGGGCGAAACGAGTCTGTCCGGCGCCTCCTCCCGCATGATCGAAACGAGACAGGCATATTCGTCGACTATGCTGCCTTTAACCTCCGTGACCAGTTGCGCGAGGACGACACCTCCACGCCTCTCCAGTTCCGCTACGTCCCAGCGGACTGCAGGCTGTACTTTACCGTGGATAATGTTTACAACATGACGGCTCTATGGCACGACGTCGCGCACGCCGCGTTCGAGAACCCAAGCCTCTGCGTCGAGGGCTCGACAGGGTATGGTTCGCGGGATGGCAGGGCAAACGCGCCCCCCGAATCGTCCGCGGTTCCGGCTCCGGTGCCGCGACCGGCCGTGGAATTCTCAGTCGACTACGATCCTTCCACGGATAACGGTCTTCCAGCCGGCATCGTTACCCCTCGTCCGAGCAGACACTCGGCCGCAAAGGAGGCCAAGCCGGGCCTATGGAGACCCTGCCAGTTCAACGGCAATACATGCGCAGGAACTCTGGTTTGCCAGTGGGTCAGGTACTCCTGTAACGCCGGTGGCGAATGGCAGGAATGGACTGATCTTGCTTGCGTCCAGCGTTGCCAACGCCTagagggcggcgactgcgTCGTTGACAAATCCTACGATGCCAAGGAGAGTGCAGCTCGCGCGTCACTGGTGAAGAAGGCCATT CCCACGATGGTCAGGGGCGCCTAG
- a CDS encoding TOL protein, with protein sequence MMICEDCQLNILKSEKTWDYHHATAAKLIAATGSGCVFCQKLAASAGVIHGKDDTEPLYRWTIRETAQTRETKSYISITFRPVVNTGHENNKSEELPEVRFDLFPEEDLGFITDEKSFGLGTDSEASQKQMKRWIDHCVESHPKCQPSLASNAFMPTRVLDIGAANDPWPPLQIRVIQTNTISDEARKYMTLSHCWGKEAFVTLTVERFDKFTNDGIPWSNSSSGNGISSNQNFIDAIKITQKLGIRYLWIDSICIIQEDEEDWAVEAKIMHKVYRYSYCNLAAVDSKNCLGGLFRGRKHGVLPATYDPRGSSHRLSGRKWRILTSDLWDKDLLGSPLYTRGWVFQERMLSPRLLQFGHSQLFWDCATISACEALPEGFPLSLDAKAASDRHWRQRLQEADITQRSPAKGSQGSLETLWESSVSAYTACDLTKHSDKDKAMWGIAKLMRDMLGQEYAHGLWSTCLEEQLAWRVAGRPKVVDPEKAQGNTAGEKGDTSNEISFPYWSWTHLDVPIQVVPRFRDRGRFYRATNHDGGKVGFQFKNPFSGWMKRENFPGGEEEFDRMTGKSINAEEEHGKAEAKIVSGKQTDPTGNAWKPDESSKLAYEEITIQGHVCKGTLKFVSVEERWEVAIEGVQGTAVIEAFPDVQTPSTQFLANSWCSWHQGLCWMKQDARLSTLTVPTLT encoded by the exons ATGATGATTTGCGAAGATTGCCAACTGAACATTTTGAAGTCGGAAAAAACATGGGATTACCACCACGCCACCGCTGCCAAGCTGATTGCTGCCACGGGATCAGGTTGCGTCTTCTGTCAGAAGCTGGCTGCATCTGCCGGTGTCATCCACGGCAAGGATGATACCGAGCCCTTATATCGGTGGACCATACGCGAGACTGCTCAAACTAGGGAGACCAAGAGCTACATCTCAATCACCTTTCGCCCAGTAGTCAACACTGGGCACGAAAATAACAAGAGTGAAGAACTCCCAGAAGTCCGGTTCGATCTGTTCCCTGAAGAAG ACCTGGGTTTCATTACCGATGAGAAATCCTTCGGTTTGGGAACCGATTCCGAGGCATCCCAAAAACAGATGAAGAGATGGATCGATCACTGTGTCGAATCACATCCCAAATGCCAGCCCAGCCTTGCCAGCAACGCCTTCATGCCAACACGCGTTCTGGATATCGGCGCCGCAAACGACCCTTGGCCGCCTCTGCAGATTCGGGTTATTCAGACAAACACTATAAGTGATGAGGCTAGAAAGTACATGACTTTGAGTCACTGCTGGGGCAAGGAAGCATTTGTGACGCTCACGGTCGAACGGTTCGACAAGTTCACCAACGATGGGATTCCATGGAGCAACTCTTCTTCGGGAAACGGTATCTCCAGCAACCAAAACTTTATCGATGCCATCAAAATCACCCAGAAGCTTGGGATAAGATACCTCTGGATTGACTCTATCTGTATCATacaggaagacgaggaggactgGGCGGTCGAGGCGAAGATTATGCACAAGGTCTATCGATATTCATACTGCAATCTCGCGGCTGTTGACTCGAAGAATTGTCTCGGCGGATTGTTCCGAGGTCGTAAACACGGTGTTTTACCCGCCACATACGACCCTAGAGGCTCCTCCCACAGACTCAGTGGGCGCAAGTGGCGAATCCTCACGTCCGACCTTTGGGACAAAGATCTCCTTGGTAGCCCCCTCTATACTCGCGGCTGGGTCTTTCAGG AACGAATGCTATCcccccgtcttctccaaTTTGGCCACAGTCAGCTGTTCTGGGACTGTGCCACCATCTCTGCTTGCGAAGCACTCCCTGAAggtttccccctctcccttgacgccaaggccgcctCGGACCGGCACTGGCGCCAGCGTTTGCAAGAAGCCGATATCACCCAGCGCTCACCAGCCAAGGGCTCCCAGGGCTCTCTCGAGACGCTGTGGGAGAGCTCCGTCAGCGCCTACACGGCTTGCGACCTCACAAAACACTccgacaaggacaaggccaTGTGGGGCATTGCGAAGCTCATGCGCGACATGCTGGGGCAGGAGTACGCACACGGGCTGTGGTCGACCTGCCTTGAGGAGCAACTCGCATGGCGCGTAGCCGGTCGACCAAAAGTGGTAGATCCTGAGAAGGCGCAGGGAAACACAGCCGGAGAGAAGGGGGACACGAGCAATGAGATATCTTTCCCGTATTGGTCGTGGACTCACTTGGATGTGCCCATCCAAGTTGTACCAAGATTTCGAGATAGAGGCCGGTTTTACCGGGCGACCAACCATGATGGAGGTAAAGTCGGCTTCCAGTTTAAAAACCCATTCAGTGGTTGGATGAAGCGTGAAAACTTTCctggaggagaggaagagtTCGACAGAATGACAGGGAAGTCTATCAACGCAGAGGAAGAGCATGGGAAAGCTGAGGCGAAGATTGTCTCTGGGAAGCAGACCGATCCGACGGGAAACGCTTGGAAACCAGACGAAAGCTCCAAGCTGGCTTATGAAGAGATTACCATCCAAGGACATGTATGCAAAGGTACGCTTAAATTCGTGTCTGTTGAGGAGCGGTGGGAGGTTGCCATCGAAGGAGTTCAGGGCACTGCGGTAATCGAGGCATTTCCCGACGTCCAAACCCCAAGCACGCAGTTCCTTGCGAATTCCTGGTGCTCGTGGCATCAAGGGCTTTGCTGGATGAAGCAGGACGCGAGATTGTCAACACTGACAGTCCCAACATTGACATAA